A segment of the Agrobacterium tumefaciens genome:
AAGAAGGCCACCGGGCACTTCGCATTTCCTATGCGGGGTCGGTGTCGGATATAGCCGAAGCTGTCGGTCGCATTGCCGGCTGGCTGAAACAGGGCTGACGTAGCCTAGACGCTGTTATTCCGCAGCATCGCATTGAAAGGTGCTGCGGAAAGCCTTCTCGCCCTTGGTGGTGAAGGTCAGAACTCGGCCTTGTCCGCGTCGTATCCAGTCGCGGCTTTGCATGGTCGATAGCAACGATGCACCGAGCCCGCCGCCGAGGTGATGGCGACGTTCGCTCCAGTCCAGGCACTGCAGGCAGATGGGACGGCGGCTTTTCTCCAGCGTCGTAAGATCGATGCCGAATTCTTCGAAAAAATGGCGTCCCTTGTCGGTCAGGGCAGGGTCATCGCCATCGGTGACAAAACCTTGCGTGATGATGGCGTTGAGCAGCGTGACACCGCTTTCGCCAGCCAGGTGATCATAGCAGACGCGCGCTTCGCGCAGCGCCTTGTCTTTCGGGCCGGTCCGCACCCGCACCGCCCCGGTGCGTTGGGCGAGGCCCATCAAGGCCTC
Coding sequences within it:
- a CDS encoding winged helix-turn-helix transcriptional regulator produces the protein MKDGPMIANVAALIGDPARANILTALMDGRALTASELAQAAGVTLQTASGHLSKLSDAHLLKAEKQGRHRYFRLSDEDVAQVLEALMGLAQRTGAVRVRTGPKDKALREARVCYDHLAGESGVTLLNAIITQGFVTDGDDPALTDKGRHFFEEFGIDLTTLEKSRRPICLQCLDWSERRHHLGGGLGASLLSTMQSRDWIRRGQGRVLTFTTKGEKAFRSTFQCDAAE